A window of Bos taurus isolate L1 Dominette 01449 registration number 42190680 breed Hereford chromosome 19, ARS-UCD2.0, whole genome shotgun sequence contains these coding sequences:
- the CD300LG gene encoding CMRF35-like molecule 9 isoform X2, producing the protein MRPLLMLWGCLVLPGYGSVVNPKEISGFEGDTVSLQCTYEEELKKHQKYWCREAGLFISRCTGTVFSGEYGQEGRVSVHDNPRENRFTVILRNLTLKDRGKYLCGVKRLGFDKTMSVSLLVFPGTSLHSATSPFARISPHPATSPYAGTSLHPAVSPFARISPHPATSPYAGTSLHPATSPPAGISQPATQLDSTSTEDTSFVPSSSSKSRVSIPLIRILAPVLVLLALLLATGLAALGNYMFQRREKAQLASETQKKDKVHLSHLTSEDDEASWRDPKGDMTPASTLPMSGDEPGFSKFSSV; encoded by the exons ATGCGGCCCCTCCTCATGCTATGGGGCTGCCTTGTGCTCCCAG GTTACGGATCGGTGGTGAACCCGAAGGAGATCAGTGGCTTCGAAGGTGACACCGTGTCCCTGCAATGCACCTACGAGGAGGAGCTAAAGAAGCACCAGAAGTACTGGTGCCGAGAGGCCGGGCTCTTCATCTCCCGCTGCACCGGGactgtcttctctggagaatacGGCCAGGAAGGAAGGGTGTCGGTCCACGACAACCCGCGGGAGAACAGGTTCACGGTCATCCTGAGGAACCTCACCCTGAAGGACAGGGGGAAGTACTTGTGTGGGGTCAAAAGACTGGGCTTCGATAAGACTATGTCAGTCTCTCTGCTTGTCTTTCCAG GGACCTCTCTCCACTCAGCAACCTCTCCATTTGCAAGGATCTCTCCTCACCCAGCAACCTCTCCGTATGCAGGGACCTCTCTCCACCCAGCAGTTTCTCCATTTGCAAGGATCTCTCCTCACCCAGCAACCTCTCCGTACGCAGGGACCTCTCTTCACCCAGCAACCTCTCCTCCTGCAGGGATCTCCCAGCCAGCCACACAATTGGACTCCACCTCAACAGAGGACACCAGTTTTGTCCCCAGCAGCAGCTCCAAGTCCAG GGTGTCCATCCCACTGATCCGGATCTTGGCCCCAGTCCTGGTGCTGCTAGCCCTTCTGCTGGCCACAGGCCTGGCCGCCCTCGGCAACTACATGTTTCAACGGAGAGAAAAAG ctCAACTGGCCTCGGAGACACAGAAGAAGGACAAGGTCCATCTCTCCCACTTG ACTTCAGAGGATGACGAAGCCTCTTGGCGGGACCCTAAGGGAGACATGACCCCAGCCTCTACCCTCCCCATGTCGGGGGACGAGCCGGGCTTTTCAAAGTTCAGCTCAGTCTAG
- the CD300LG gene encoding CMRF35-like molecule 9 isoform X5 — protein MRPLLMLWGCLVLPGYGSVVNPKEISGFEGDTVSLQCTYEEELKKHQKYWCREAGLFISRCTGTVFSGEYGQEGRVSVHDNPRENRFTVILRNLTLKDRGKYLCGVKRLGFDKTMSVSLLVFPGTSLHPAVSPFARISPHPATSPYAGTSLHPATSPPAGISQPATQLDSTSTEDTSFVPSSSSKSRVSIPLIRILAPVLVLLALLLATGLAALGNYMFQRREKAQLASETQKKDKVHLSHLTSEDDEASWRDPKGDMTPASTLPMSGDEPGFSKFSSV, from the exons ATGCGGCCCCTCCTCATGCTATGGGGCTGCCTTGTGCTCCCAG GTTACGGATCGGTGGTGAACCCGAAGGAGATCAGTGGCTTCGAAGGTGACACCGTGTCCCTGCAATGCACCTACGAGGAGGAGCTAAAGAAGCACCAGAAGTACTGGTGCCGAGAGGCCGGGCTCTTCATCTCCCGCTGCACCGGGactgtcttctctggagaatacGGCCAGGAAGGAAGGGTGTCGGTCCACGACAACCCGCGGGAGAACAGGTTCACGGTCATCCTGAGGAACCTCACCCTGAAGGACAGGGGGAAGTACTTGTGTGGGGTCAAAAGACTGGGCTTCGATAAGACTATGTCAGTCTCTCTGCTTGTCTTTCCAG GGACCTCTCTCCACCCAGCAGTTTCTCCATTTGCAAGGATCTCTCCTCACCCAGCAACCTCTCCGTACGCAGGGACCTCTCTTCACCCAGCAACCTCTCCTCCTGCAGGGATCTCCCAGCCAGCCACACAATTGGACTCCACCTCAACAGAGGACACCAGTTTTGTCCCCAGCAGCAGCTCCAAGTCCAG GGTGTCCATCCCACTGATCCGGATCTTGGCCCCAGTCCTGGTGCTGCTAGCCCTTCTGCTGGCCACAGGCCTGGCCGCCCTCGGCAACTACATGTTTCAACGGAGAGAAAAAG ctCAACTGGCCTCGGAGACACAGAAGAAGGACAAGGTCCATCTCTCCCACTTG ACTTCAGAGGATGACGAAGCCTCTTGGCGGGACCCTAAGGGAGACATGACCCCAGCCTCTACCCTCCCCATGTCGGGGGACGAGCCGGGCTTTTCAAAGTTCAGCTCAGTCTAG
- the CD300LG gene encoding CMRF35-like molecule 9 isoform X9 — translation MRPLLMLWGCLVLPGYGSVVNPKEISGFEGDTVSLQCTYEEELKKHQKYWCREAGLFISRCTGTVFSGEYGQEGRVSVHDNPRENRFTVILRNLTLKDRGKYLCGVKRLGFDKTMSVSLLVFPGTSLHPATSPPAGISQPATQLDSTSTEDTSFVPSSSSKSRVSIPLIRILAPVLVLLALLLATGLAALGNYMFQRREKAQLASETQKKDKVHLSHLTSEDDEASWRDPKGDMTPASTLPMSGDEPGFSKFSSV, via the exons ATGCGGCCCCTCCTCATGCTATGGGGCTGCCTTGTGCTCCCAG GTTACGGATCGGTGGTGAACCCGAAGGAGATCAGTGGCTTCGAAGGTGACACCGTGTCCCTGCAATGCACCTACGAGGAGGAGCTAAAGAAGCACCAGAAGTACTGGTGCCGAGAGGCCGGGCTCTTCATCTCCCGCTGCACCGGGactgtcttctctggagaatacGGCCAGGAAGGAAGGGTGTCGGTCCACGACAACCCGCGGGAGAACAGGTTCACGGTCATCCTGAGGAACCTCACCCTGAAGGACAGGGGGAAGTACTTGTGTGGGGTCAAAAGACTGGGCTTCGATAAGACTATGTCAGTCTCTCTGCTTGTCTTTCCAG GGACCTCTCTTCACCCAGCAACCTCTCCTCCTGCAGGGATCTCCCAGCCAGCCACACAATTGGACTCCACCTCAACAGAGGACACCAGTTTTGTCCCCAGCAGCAGCTCCAAGTCCAG GGTGTCCATCCCACTGATCCGGATCTTGGCCCCAGTCCTGGTGCTGCTAGCCCTTCTGCTGGCCACAGGCCTGGCCGCCCTCGGCAACTACATGTTTCAACGGAGAGAAAAAG ctCAACTGGCCTCGGAGACACAGAAGAAGGACAAGGTCCATCTCTCCCACTTG ACTTCAGAGGATGACGAAGCCTCTTGGCGGGACCCTAAGGGAGACATGACCCCAGCCTCTACCCTCCCCATGTCGGGGGACGAGCCGGGCTTTTCAAAGTTCAGCTCAGTCTAG
- the CD300LG gene encoding CMRF35-like molecule 9 isoform X10, which translates to MRPLLMLWGCLVLPGYGSVVNPKEISGFEGDTVSLQCTYEEELKKHQKYWCREAGLFISRCTGTVFSGEYGQEGRVSVHDNPRENRFTVILRNLTLKDRGKYLCGVKRLGFDKTMSVSLLVFPGISQPATQLDSTSTEDTSFVPSSSSKSRVSIPLIRILAPVLVLLALLLATGLAALGNYMFQRREKAQLASETQKKDKVHLSHLTSEDDEASWRDPKGDMTPASTLPMSGDEPGFSKFSSV; encoded by the exons ATGCGGCCCCTCCTCATGCTATGGGGCTGCCTTGTGCTCCCAG GTTACGGATCGGTGGTGAACCCGAAGGAGATCAGTGGCTTCGAAGGTGACACCGTGTCCCTGCAATGCACCTACGAGGAGGAGCTAAAGAAGCACCAGAAGTACTGGTGCCGAGAGGCCGGGCTCTTCATCTCCCGCTGCACCGGGactgtcttctctggagaatacGGCCAGGAAGGAAGGGTGTCGGTCCACGACAACCCGCGGGAGAACAGGTTCACGGTCATCCTGAGGAACCTCACCCTGAAGGACAGGGGGAAGTACTTGTGTGGGGTCAAAAGACTGGGCTTCGATAAGACTATGTCAGTCTCTCTGCTTGTCTTTCCAG GGATCTCCCAGCCAGCCACACAATTGGACTCCACCTCAACAGAGGACACCAGTTTTGTCCCCAGCAGCAGCTCCAAGTCCAG GGTGTCCATCCCACTGATCCGGATCTTGGCCCCAGTCCTGGTGCTGCTAGCCCTTCTGCTGGCCACAGGCCTGGCCGCCCTCGGCAACTACATGTTTCAACGGAGAGAAAAAG ctCAACTGGCCTCGGAGACACAGAAGAAGGACAAGGTCCATCTCTCCCACTTG ACTTCAGAGGATGACGAAGCCTCTTGGCGGGACCCTAAGGGAGACATGACCCCAGCCTCTACCCTCCCCATGTCGGGGGACGAGCCGGGCTTTTCAAAGTTCAGCTCAGTCTAG
- the CD300LG gene encoding CMRF35-like molecule 9 isoform X8, whose amino-acid sequence MRPLLMLWGCLVLPGYGSVVNPKEISGFEGDTVSLQCTYEEELKKHQKYWCREAGLFISRCTGTVFSGEYGQEGRVSVHDNPRENRFTVILRNLTLKDRGKYLCGVKRLGFDKTMSVSLLVFPGISQPATQLDSTSTEDTSFVPSSSSKSRLLPSHPQGVHPTDPDLGPSPGAASPSAGHRPGRPRQLHVSTERKSSTGLGDTEEGQGPSLPLGAGEQLGPGVHCDQACRAHWASCQPLALRQLQHGDLVPEPDFRG is encoded by the exons ATGCGGCCCCTCCTCATGCTATGGGGCTGCCTTGTGCTCCCAG GTTACGGATCGGTGGTGAACCCGAAGGAGATCAGTGGCTTCGAAGGTGACACCGTGTCCCTGCAATGCACCTACGAGGAGGAGCTAAAGAAGCACCAGAAGTACTGGTGCCGAGAGGCCGGGCTCTTCATCTCCCGCTGCACCGGGactgtcttctctggagaatacGGCCAGGAAGGAAGGGTGTCGGTCCACGACAACCCGCGGGAGAACAGGTTCACGGTCATCCTGAGGAACCTCACCCTGAAGGACAGGGGGAAGTACTTGTGTGGGGTCAAAAGACTGGGCTTCGATAAGACTATGTCAGTCTCTCTGCTTGTCTTTCCAG GGATCTCCCAGCCAGCCACACAATTGGACTCCACCTCAACAGAGGACACCAGTTTTGTCCCCAGCAGCAGCTCCAAGTCCAG gctccttccatcTCACCCACAGGGTGTCCATCCCACTGATCCGGATCTTGGCCCCAGTCCTGGTGCTGCTAGCCCTTCTGCTGGCCACAGGCCTGGCCGCCCTCGGCAACTACATGTTTCAACGGAGAGAAAAAG ctCAACTGGCCTCGGAGACACAGAAGAAGGACAAGGTCCATCTCTCCCACTTG GCGCTGGGGAACAGCTGGGTCCCGGAGTCCACTGTGATCAAGCTTGCAGAGCCCACTGGGCCTCCTGCCAGCCCCTAGCCCTCCGCCAGCTCCAACACGGAGATCTGGTGCCTGAGCCAG ACTTCAGAGGATGA
- the CD300LG gene encoding CMRF35-like molecule 9 isoform X4 yields MRPLLMLWGCLVLPGYGSVVNPKEISGFEGDTVSLQCTYEEELKKHQKYWCREAGLFISRCTGTVFSGEYGQEGRVSVHDNPRENRFTVILRNLTLKDRGKYLCGVKRLGFDKTMSVSLLVFPGTSLHSATSPFARISPHPATSPYAGTSLHPAVSPFARISPHPATSPYAGTSLHPATSPPAGISQPATQLDSTSTEDTSFVPSSSSKSRVSIPLIRILAPVLVLLALLLATGLAALGNYMFQRREKAQLASETQKKDKVHLSHLALGNSWVPESTVIKLAEPTGPPASP; encoded by the exons ATGCGGCCCCTCCTCATGCTATGGGGCTGCCTTGTGCTCCCAG GTTACGGATCGGTGGTGAACCCGAAGGAGATCAGTGGCTTCGAAGGTGACACCGTGTCCCTGCAATGCACCTACGAGGAGGAGCTAAAGAAGCACCAGAAGTACTGGTGCCGAGAGGCCGGGCTCTTCATCTCCCGCTGCACCGGGactgtcttctctggagaatacGGCCAGGAAGGAAGGGTGTCGGTCCACGACAACCCGCGGGAGAACAGGTTCACGGTCATCCTGAGGAACCTCACCCTGAAGGACAGGGGGAAGTACTTGTGTGGGGTCAAAAGACTGGGCTTCGATAAGACTATGTCAGTCTCTCTGCTTGTCTTTCCAG GGACCTCTCTCCACTCAGCAACCTCTCCATTTGCAAGGATCTCTCCTCACCCAGCAACCTCTCCGTATGCAGGGACCTCTCTCCACCCAGCAGTTTCTCCATTTGCAAGGATCTCTCCTCACCCAGCAACCTCTCCGTACGCAGGGACCTCTCTTCACCCAGCAACCTCTCCTCCTGCAGGGATCTCCCAGCCAGCCACACAATTGGACTCCACCTCAACAGAGGACACCAGTTTTGTCCCCAGCAGCAGCTCCAAGTCCAG GGTGTCCATCCCACTGATCCGGATCTTGGCCCCAGTCCTGGTGCTGCTAGCCCTTCTGCTGGCCACAGGCCTGGCCGCCCTCGGCAACTACATGTTTCAACGGAGAGAAAAAG ctCAACTGGCCTCGGAGACACAGAAGAAGGACAAGGTCCATCTCTCCCACTTG GCGCTGGGGAACAGCTGGGTCCCGGAGTCCACTGTGATCAAGCTTGCAGAGCCCACTGGGCCTCCTGCCAGCCCCTAG
- the CD300LG gene encoding CMRF35-like molecule 9 isoform X6 codes for MRPLLMLWGCLVLPGYGSVVNPKEISGFEGDTVSLQCTYEEELKKHQKYWCREAGLFISRCTGTVFSGEYGQEGRVSVHDNPRENRFTVILRNLTLKDRGKYLCGVKRLGFDKTMSVSLLVFPGTSLHSATSPFARISPHPATSPYAGTSLHPAVSPFARISPHPATSPYAGTSLHPATSPPAGISQPATQLDSTSTEDTSFVPSSSSKSRLLPSHPQGVHPTDPDLGPSPGAASPSAGHRPGRPRQLHVSTERKSSTGLGDTEEGQGPSLPLDFRG; via the exons ATGCGGCCCCTCCTCATGCTATGGGGCTGCCTTGTGCTCCCAG GTTACGGATCGGTGGTGAACCCGAAGGAGATCAGTGGCTTCGAAGGTGACACCGTGTCCCTGCAATGCACCTACGAGGAGGAGCTAAAGAAGCACCAGAAGTACTGGTGCCGAGAGGCCGGGCTCTTCATCTCCCGCTGCACCGGGactgtcttctctggagaatacGGCCAGGAAGGAAGGGTGTCGGTCCACGACAACCCGCGGGAGAACAGGTTCACGGTCATCCTGAGGAACCTCACCCTGAAGGACAGGGGGAAGTACTTGTGTGGGGTCAAAAGACTGGGCTTCGATAAGACTATGTCAGTCTCTCTGCTTGTCTTTCCAG GGACCTCTCTCCACTCAGCAACCTCTCCATTTGCAAGGATCTCTCCTCACCCAGCAACCTCTCCGTATGCAGGGACCTCTCTCCACCCAGCAGTTTCTCCATTTGCAAGGATCTCTCCTCACCCAGCAACCTCTCCGTACGCAGGGACCTCTCTTCACCCAGCAACCTCTCCTCCTGCAGGGATCTCCCAGCCAGCCACACAATTGGACTCCACCTCAACAGAGGACACCAGTTTTGTCCCCAGCAGCAGCTCCAAGTCCAG gctccttccatcTCACCCACAGGGTGTCCATCCCACTGATCCGGATCTTGGCCCCAGTCCTGGTGCTGCTAGCCCTTCTGCTGGCCACAGGCCTGGCCGCCCTCGGCAACTACATGTTTCAACGGAGAGAAAAAG ctCAACTGGCCTCGGAGACACAGAAGAAGGACAAGGTCCATCTCTCCCACTTG ACTTCAGAGGATGA
- the CD300LG gene encoding CMRF35-like molecule 9 isoform X3 encodes MRPLLMLWGCLVLPGYGSVVNPKEISGFEGDTVSLQCTYEEELKKHQKYWCREAGLFISRCTGTVFSGEYGQEGRVSVHDNPRENRFTVILRNLTLKDRGKYLCGVKRLGFDKTMSVSLLVFPGTSLHPAVSPFARISPHPATSPYAGTSLHPATSPPAGISQPATQLDSTSTEDTSFVPSSSSKSRLLPSHPQGVHPTDPDLGPSPGAASPSAGHRPGRPRQLHVSTERKSSTGLGDTEEGQGPSLPLGAGEQLGPGVHCDQACRAHWASCQPLALRQLQHGDLVPEPDFRG; translated from the exons ATGCGGCCCCTCCTCATGCTATGGGGCTGCCTTGTGCTCCCAG GTTACGGATCGGTGGTGAACCCGAAGGAGATCAGTGGCTTCGAAGGTGACACCGTGTCCCTGCAATGCACCTACGAGGAGGAGCTAAAGAAGCACCAGAAGTACTGGTGCCGAGAGGCCGGGCTCTTCATCTCCCGCTGCACCGGGactgtcttctctggagaatacGGCCAGGAAGGAAGGGTGTCGGTCCACGACAACCCGCGGGAGAACAGGTTCACGGTCATCCTGAGGAACCTCACCCTGAAGGACAGGGGGAAGTACTTGTGTGGGGTCAAAAGACTGGGCTTCGATAAGACTATGTCAGTCTCTCTGCTTGTCTTTCCAG GGACCTCTCTCCACCCAGCAGTTTCTCCATTTGCAAGGATCTCTCCTCACCCAGCAACCTCTCCGTACGCAGGGACCTCTCTTCACCCAGCAACCTCTCCTCCTGCAGGGATCTCCCAGCCAGCCACACAATTGGACTCCACCTCAACAGAGGACACCAGTTTTGTCCCCAGCAGCAGCTCCAAGTCCAG gctccttccatcTCACCCACAGGGTGTCCATCCCACTGATCCGGATCTTGGCCCCAGTCCTGGTGCTGCTAGCCCTTCTGCTGGCCACAGGCCTGGCCGCCCTCGGCAACTACATGTTTCAACGGAGAGAAAAAG ctCAACTGGCCTCGGAGACACAGAAGAAGGACAAGGTCCATCTCTCCCACTTG GCGCTGGGGAACAGCTGGGTCCCGGAGTCCACTGTGATCAAGCTTGCAGAGCCCACTGGGCCTCCTGCCAGCCCCTAGCCCTCCGCCAGCTCCAACACGGAGATCTGGTGCCTGAGCCAG ACTTCAGAGGATGA
- the CD300LG gene encoding CMRF35-like molecule 9 isoform X7 has translation MRPLLMLWGCLVLPGYGSVVNPKEISGFEGDTVSLQCTYEEELKKHQKYWCREAGLFISRCTGTVFSGEYGQEGRVSVHDNPRENRFTVILRNLTLKDRGKYLCGVKRLGFDKTMSVSLLVFPGTSLHPATSPPAGISQPATQLDSTSTEDTSFVPSSSSKSRLLPSHPQGVHPTDPDLGPSPGAASPSAGHRPGRPRQLHVSTERKSSTGLGDTEEGQGPSLPLGAGEQLGPGVHCDQACRAHWASCQPLALRQLQHGDLVPEPDFRG, from the exons ATGCGGCCCCTCCTCATGCTATGGGGCTGCCTTGTGCTCCCAG GTTACGGATCGGTGGTGAACCCGAAGGAGATCAGTGGCTTCGAAGGTGACACCGTGTCCCTGCAATGCACCTACGAGGAGGAGCTAAAGAAGCACCAGAAGTACTGGTGCCGAGAGGCCGGGCTCTTCATCTCCCGCTGCACCGGGactgtcttctctggagaatacGGCCAGGAAGGAAGGGTGTCGGTCCACGACAACCCGCGGGAGAACAGGTTCACGGTCATCCTGAGGAACCTCACCCTGAAGGACAGGGGGAAGTACTTGTGTGGGGTCAAAAGACTGGGCTTCGATAAGACTATGTCAGTCTCTCTGCTTGTCTTTCCAG GGACCTCTCTTCACCCAGCAACCTCTCCTCCTGCAGGGATCTCCCAGCCAGCCACACAATTGGACTCCACCTCAACAGAGGACACCAGTTTTGTCCCCAGCAGCAGCTCCAAGTCCAG gctccttccatcTCACCCACAGGGTGTCCATCCCACTGATCCGGATCTTGGCCCCAGTCCTGGTGCTGCTAGCCCTTCTGCTGGCCACAGGCCTGGCCGCCCTCGGCAACTACATGTTTCAACGGAGAGAAAAAG ctCAACTGGCCTCGGAGACACAGAAGAAGGACAAGGTCCATCTCTCCCACTTG GCGCTGGGGAACAGCTGGGTCCCGGAGTCCACTGTGATCAAGCTTGCAGAGCCCACTGGGCCTCCTGCCAGCCCCTAGCCCTCCGCCAGCTCCAACACGGAGATCTGGTGCCTGAGCCAG ACTTCAGAGGATGA
- the CD300LG gene encoding CMRF35-like molecule 9 isoform X11 produces MRPLLMLWGCLVLPGYGSVVNPKEISGFEGDTVSLQCTYEEELKKHQKYWCREAGLFISRCTGTVFSGEYGQEGRVSVHDNPRENRFTVILRNLTLKDRGKYLCGVKRLGFDKTMSVSLLVFPATRLLPSHPQGVHPTDPDLGPSPGAASPSAGHRPGRPRQLHVSTERKSSTGLGDTEEGQGPSLPLGAGEQLGPGVHCDQACRAHWASCQPLALRQLQHGDLVPEPDFRG; encoded by the exons ATGCGGCCCCTCCTCATGCTATGGGGCTGCCTTGTGCTCCCAG GTTACGGATCGGTGGTGAACCCGAAGGAGATCAGTGGCTTCGAAGGTGACACCGTGTCCCTGCAATGCACCTACGAGGAGGAGCTAAAGAAGCACCAGAAGTACTGGTGCCGAGAGGCCGGGCTCTTCATCTCCCGCTGCACCGGGactgtcttctctggagaatacGGCCAGGAAGGAAGGGTGTCGGTCCACGACAACCCGCGGGAGAACAGGTTCACGGTCATCCTGAGGAACCTCACCCTGAAGGACAGGGGGAAGTACTTGTGTGGGGTCAAAAGACTGGGCTTCGATAAGACTATGTCAGTCTCTCTGCTTGTCTTTCCAG ccaccaggctccttccatcTCACCCACAGGGTGTCCATCCCACTGATCCGGATCTTGGCCCCAGTCCTGGTGCTGCTAGCCCTTCTGCTGGCCACAGGCCTGGCCGCCCTCGGCAACTACATGTTTCAACGGAGAGAAAAAG ctCAACTGGCCTCGGAGACACAGAAGAAGGACAAGGTCCATCTCTCCCACTTG GCGCTGGGGAACAGCTGGGTCCCGGAGTCCACTGTGATCAAGCTTGCAGAGCCCACTGGGCCTCCTGCCAGCCCCTAGCCCTCCGCCAGCTCCAACACGGAGATCTGGTGCCTGAGCCAG ACTTCAGAGGATGA
- the CD300LG gene encoding CMRF35-like molecule 9 isoform X1 has translation MRPLLMLWGCLVLPGYGSVVNPKEISGFEGDTVSLQCTYEEELKKHQKYWCREAGLFISRCTGTVFSGEYGQEGRVSVHDNPRENRFTVILRNLTLKDRGKYLCGVKRLGFDKTMSVSLLVFPGTSLHSATSPFARISPHPATSPYAGTSLHPAVSPFARISPHPATSPYAGTSLHPATSPPAGISQPATQLDSTSTEDTSFVPSSSSKSRLLPSHPQGVHPTDPDLGPSPGAASPSAGHRPGRPRQLHVSTERKSSTGLGDTEEGQGPSLPLGAGEQLGPGVHCDQACRAHWASCQPLALRQLQHGDLVPEPDFRG, from the exons ATGCGGCCCCTCCTCATGCTATGGGGCTGCCTTGTGCTCCCAG GTTACGGATCGGTGGTGAACCCGAAGGAGATCAGTGGCTTCGAAGGTGACACCGTGTCCCTGCAATGCACCTACGAGGAGGAGCTAAAGAAGCACCAGAAGTACTGGTGCCGAGAGGCCGGGCTCTTCATCTCCCGCTGCACCGGGactgtcttctctggagaatacGGCCAGGAAGGAAGGGTGTCGGTCCACGACAACCCGCGGGAGAACAGGTTCACGGTCATCCTGAGGAACCTCACCCTGAAGGACAGGGGGAAGTACTTGTGTGGGGTCAAAAGACTGGGCTTCGATAAGACTATGTCAGTCTCTCTGCTTGTCTTTCCAG GGACCTCTCTCCACTCAGCAACCTCTCCATTTGCAAGGATCTCTCCTCACCCAGCAACCTCTCCGTATGCAGGGACCTCTCTCCACCCAGCAGTTTCTCCATTTGCAAGGATCTCTCCTCACCCAGCAACCTCTCCGTACGCAGGGACCTCTCTTCACCCAGCAACCTCTCCTCCTGCAGGGATCTCCCAGCCAGCCACACAATTGGACTCCACCTCAACAGAGGACACCAGTTTTGTCCCCAGCAGCAGCTCCAAGTCCAG gctccttccatcTCACCCACAGGGTGTCCATCCCACTGATCCGGATCTTGGCCCCAGTCCTGGTGCTGCTAGCCCTTCTGCTGGCCACAGGCCTGGCCGCCCTCGGCAACTACATGTTTCAACGGAGAGAAAAAG ctCAACTGGCCTCGGAGACACAGAAGAAGGACAAGGTCCATCTCTCCCACTTG GCGCTGGGGAACAGCTGGGTCCCGGAGTCCACTGTGATCAAGCTTGCAGAGCCCACTGGGCCTCCTGCCAGCCCCTAGCCCTCCGCCAGCTCCAACACGGAGATCTGGTGCCTGAGCCAG ACTTCAGAGGATGA